GCAGCTTTAGGATACTAACAGCAAACTCTAGTCAAAGAATTCAACAAGCCGTTAAAGGATGTCGGTAATATTAGTTGCTACTGTGGAAATTGCCATAATCAGTCGGCAAATGCTATTAGAACCATCAACTGCGTGacattattttttattcCAGTGTTACCATTCTACTACTCAAAGAGGCTAAAATGCACTATTTGTAGTGCATCGGGAGATTTGGATAAAGCTACCATGGCAAAAATGAAAGAGGGTCAGCCGGTTGCCATCGGATAGatacttgaatttgtttGCTGTAGTATAGGATGGTTTAGCCTTTCTCTGGTTAGGAAATTGCTACtctattttatttatttatacaCGAATATACATGAAAACGTCGTTTAATCATACTATTGGCACATTAACGCTTCAAAGCCACTGTAAAAGCTTAAAAATCCGGCCAGACCAACCTTAAATAAAAATCAGTCCGGTGTTTACGGAAGTAGTAATCTAGATCACGAATCATGATGCTGCTTGAACCTACTTCATATTATCCTCATAGGACTGCTATGTTACCATACCAGGAAGTGCTTATTAATTTTCCGATAACCTTATATGTTTTCATGACCTGATATTCCGCTTGATCAGTATCAATATGCTTCGTATTGCTTAAGATTCCagcaaatataaataataagttTATCGGCATTCTGGATAAATACATTTTTATATGATTATTGGTTTCTAACATTTGCAAGATGGATTTAATCGATAATTTACAACCTCGTGGTGGTAATGAAGCTGTATCGGTTAATAGACCGGGCTTAAACACTGATATTCACTTGACTAACCATGGTTCCAGTTGGTTATGGGCAgtcttttcaatttttgcaactttGGCCGTGGTTCATGCGTTCGTCTTCAGTTTTACTAGTTCCAGAACACACAGACTTAAGAAGATATTATTCATTGTGCCTTTGTTTACTAACGCAATAATGGCGTACTGCTACTTTACATATGCTGCAAACTTGGGTTGGACTTCGACAAGAGTTGAATTTAATCATGTTCTGACAAATCGGTTACTAGGTGTGAGACAAGTTTTCTATGTCAAGTACATTGGATGGTTCTTGGCATGGCCTTTCGTTTTGTTTGCTATAGAAGTAGCTACTCATACGTTGGAATCTACCAATCTTGCAGATGGTGGTGAAACTGTTACTGGAATACTCTCATTGCTTTCGGGCTTGATCGTCAAGACGTTCGCTACTGAGATTTATGTCTTGGGCTTATTGATTGGTATTTTAATCCCTTCGAGCTATAGATGGGGTTATTTCACATTTGCAGTATCTGCGCAATTGTTTGCAATGTCGTTGATATTGGTTTCAATGTTTTCTGCAGCAAAATCAGTTCATACAAACAAAGCTgcaattattttcatcgCATTCCAGTTGTTAGTATGGATCTTGTATCCAATATGTTGGGGTCTCAGTGAAGGTGGTAATCGTATTCAGCCAGATTCCGAAGCGGTATTCTACGGTATTCttgatttgataacttTTTCCTTTGTGCCTATAATATTAACTTGGATTAACGCATCGGGAGTGGACGAAGATTTCTTCCATAAAGTAATGCACTTGAATTTACGTAGAAACTCAAGACACGAAAAGCCAGTAGAGGAAACACCAAGACACAGTGGTGATACTGCAGTTCCACTTTCTAATTCGGATAGGCCTGAGGTCGAGGATAATGTAGGTCAAACATTTGATCGTCCAATGGAAGAGGAACGGGTTTGAGCGTGCTCAAGGCTGGTATAGCATTTGTTTACAAGCTTACGGATTCAGTTCgatttaatttttgtttaataattttaatgtGAACGATTATCATCTTATATTCTAACTGAATAACACTAATATCtaataattaatactaaataattttatatatcGCAATATGTCCACAATATATCTAACGTGATTATGCAAAGCTTGTGCAAGAATAACATCCAGTAACATAAGCCACCAATTGACTTCGAGATAAAAATAGTTGATTCAGGagtatttattataaaCCAACAAATACAAACATCtagaaattaattaatctCATGATTGCATAACCAATGGTAACAGtaataaaataaacaattattgaagttggAACACCTCTTGAGATGAATGTACCAACAGTCAAGTATGGTTTTCCAAATTCATCAGTCATACAAATGGCAGTAACACTAGGAAATCCCGATGTCGGTAAACCCATGGCTGCTGAACATAATAATACACTTGCCATGATTAATAGTCTTGGATGTGGCTCTGGTAAGTCATTACCTATTTCTGAAACTAAAGGAATTATAATCAATGCAGCAACTGTATGAGAAATAAAAGTGGCCATGATTAAGATCAAAAGACCGAAGGTTAGCGTTACaccaaataatgaaaagtCTTCGACTTGGTGTTTTATTGTCACCGCTATGGTCGATAATAGCCCTGAAGATGCAACAGCTTTACCTAACGCAGTACCACCCATAGCTAATATAACTATGTTCCACGGGtaattattgaaatcttcGGTTGTTAATAATCCTGGTGCAAAGAACAAAAGTAATGGAATTAATGCTATTATTCCCATCTCACCGAATATGCCTTCTAACCTTGATGCAATGCACCATAAAAATATAGTAAACATTGTAACACCTATGATGTACCATTGGATTCCAGTAAATTTGTCATCGATAGTTCTGATGCTAACCAATTGGGTGTTCTTTGAATTACAATTAAATGTGAGCAACAAAAATACCCACACAGCGAAAAGTGAAAGGATACAAACTGGCAATGCAATAACAAACCATTCCCCCCAAGATGGTTGTGGCTCCATAGAGCCAATGGCAATCATATTCTGGGGAGAAGCGATAGGAGAAGCCATACCACCAATATTTGAAGCCAATGCAATTCCCAAAATCAATGCATTTATGAATTGAGATCCTTTAGGTAATGTACGCAAAATAGGTTGAATTAACGAGAAACATAAAACAGGAGCTGCAACATTAGATACCCACATGGATGCAAATAATGCTACACCCATTATTGTCAATAAAACAACAGAAGGGTTCGTTCCTGCCTTTGATAAAATCCAGGTAGAAATGACTTTGGCGATATTATACTTCGATAAGGCTGCTGCTAAAGTAAAACCACCCAATAATAACAAGATCACCGAGTTCCACATTGTTGACAAAATAAATTTCGACGAAGATACTGCATCCATTAATGAaccatcatcatttttcaagactTGTAATACCACAATTAAAATAGGTATTAAAAGCGATGTTACGAATAATGGAATAGTTTCAGTGGCCCAGAGTAAGGAAGCAcatattaataatgcaaaacAATTCTTCTGTTGAAGATCATCGAATGgagaaaaattcaataatgctAAGGTTATTGATATAATCACTATCAGTTTTGCGACTGTTGGATTCTTGAACGAAATATTAAAACTGGATGATATATTGCCAGTAGTCTTCTCACTGTTAGTATTTTCAGGATTTGATACTTTAGAGTTTGCTGCATAAGTCTTTCTTTCTAAACCGATCATATCTCTCCAGATTGTATTTCTTTCCCAAATGACATGCTCCCTCAAATGAATCGATAATTCCGATTTGGCAGCTTCCAAATCATTTCCATGATTACATATCAAAgcatataatttaattaacgaattaatattatcttcaactttTGTAATAGTAGTGTCTTGAAATATGTATGTTCTTTGAGGcaaatcattcaaataacCGTCCTTTAAATTGGTATTTAAGGATTTGTCAAACTTCTTTAAAGCCTTCTTAAACCCAGTGttatttaattctataTAAGACTTCAATTCGGATAAAGTTGTAAATaatccaataattcttttccTTAAAATGACCCGATTTTCAGAAAGGATGAGCAACTGGGGTGGTAAAGTGGAAGTATAGTTGTTCAAATTATTCCAAACATCAGGGGTCTTCGGCgattttaaataatggTCAATAGACTTTGTATGCTCTAACGGTCTATTCTTCGGACGTCCTCTTTCTTCTCCTGAGTCCTCatcgtcattttcatcCTCTTCCTGCATTTCTCGATCAGTTTCAGTCTGGTAATGTTCAAAAGAGGTGTCCGACGGAGCAACACCCCCACTTGCACTGCCACTCAGCTTTTTTCTATTTAACGAAAATCTTCCAAAGTCAGCAGGCTTGCTAAAATTGACCCCGTCAAGTTCCGCTTCGAAATTCTCGATATCAACGATTAATTCCTCAATACccttgaaaatatatgacTCTTGGACCTGATAAAAATCATCCACCTTTGTCAATTCGGCATCAAGAGCAGCCAAAAATACAGTAGAAGGGTCTTGATCTGCTCGACTTTCGTTGGTAATAAGATGGGCCGACTCTAAATCGCCTCCTCCCGCCTTTAAACTATCCCTCTGAAGTGAGTAAATTAACTTCTTTAAAGTTGTATACGCTATATACTTTGAAGACCATTCCGGAACAGCGTTGAACTGTAATGAATGTGAAAACTTCATCGTATTTGATGTGTCGAGTCCTTATCTATTGGAAAAGATAGTGAACAATTCAAATCAGCTTTAGAGCACGTCGAACTCCGGTACTTGCACGTattatctttctttttgGTGCAATAACACTATACTGCAACAAGATGTTGGTAATATCATGTTCTAGGGTAATGGCATGATGTAGGTACTAATTGTGGGTCTAAGGTGTATAGTGATACATTCGGTgcaatattattactatGTATAATATAGGTTTCGTTTCATAGAGGAATATAGTGTACTACGTCAAACTCGTTCGGGTAATATTCTTGCAAATCTTGACCATTTTAACTACTAATGTCAAGACTCTATCCTACAGACGAAACTACGTTGTGTACGCTCCAAATATAGTTATTTGTCGGTAATTTGcgtttcaatatcttccgTAGAGTACAATATAGTCAAGTAGCACgatttatataaagagCCCAATGTTACAAGATACCAATAATTGCTttaaaattgcaaatattcGATATTGTCTGGGCGTAGAGAACAAGCATAAGATCAACGCATGGATTAACGTTGTTTCACTCCGAATAGATATTTGTTTGCCATTAGAGAACTTGGAGGCGTGGCTTTTGTGCTTAAAGAACTTTGCGGGGGAATTCGGAAAGCGACATAAAAAAGTCgatattaattaaatgaaCTTGAATACTTTTTGAATTCTATGTCTTTATTAGAGCAATTACGTTGTTTAATAGTGAATAGAGATATAGTAGGTGCACCAACGCAAGTGGCAAATAGAAATACTGATTTTGTGAGAAACTTCTTATTTTCCAGGACATCAGAgcaacaaagaaatttgatcATTAGTGGAATTTTAGTTGGTCTAagtttttatattttattaccATCTATTAGCATTCCATTTTTACCGGATCAAAAACAACAAATGTTTAGCAAGAGACCGGATAAGTATACGACTGGATTGATCAATCTAAGAAATGATTGCTTTGCCAACTCGTCGTTACAGGCGTACCTGGCGTTACCGAAACTTACCGAGTACttaaatgaattcattaCCGCTTTTAAGCAACTC
The nucleotide sequence above comes from Debaryomyces hansenii CBS767 chromosome A complete sequence. Encoded proteins:
- a CDS encoding DEHA2D05632p (weakly similar to sgd|S0007591 uniprot|Q3E756 Saccharomyces cerevisiae YBL029C-A Protein), translated to MDFCFFLIGFKEFNKPLKDVGNISCYCGNCHNQSANAIRTINCVTLFFIPVLPFYYSKRLKCTICSASGDLDKATMAKMKEGQPVAIG
- a CDS encoding DEHA2D05654p (similar to uniprot|P25619 Saccharomyces cerevisiae YCR021C HSP30 Hydrophobic plasma membrane localized) produces the protein MDLIDNLQPRGGNEAVSVNRPGLNTDIHLTNHGSSWLWAVFSIFATLAVVHAFVFSFTSSRTHRLKKILFIVPLFTNAIMAYCYFTYAANLGWTSTRVEFNHVSTNRLLGVRQVFYVKYIGWFLAWPFVLFAIEVATHTLESTNLADGGETVTGILSLLSGLIVKTFATEIYVLGLLIGILIPSSYRWGYFTFAVSAQLFAMSLILVSMFSAAKSVHTNKAAIIFIAFQLLVWILYPICWGLSEGGNRIQPDSEAVFYGILDLITFSFVPIILTWINASGVDEDFFHKVMHLNLRRNSRHEKPVEETPRHSGDTAVPLSNSDRPEVEDNVGQTFDRPMEEERV
- a CDS encoding DEHA2D05676p (similar to uniprot|P27514 Saccharomyces cerevisiae YNR013C PHO91 Low-affinity phosphate transporter), whose translation is MKFSHSLQFNAVPEWSSKYIAYTTLKKLIYSLQRDSLKAGGGDLESAHLITNESRADQDPSTVFLAALDAELTKVDDFYQVQESYIFKGIEELIVDIENFEAELDGVNFSKPADFGRFSLNRKKSSGSASGGVAPSDTSFEHYQTETDREMQEEDENDDEDSGEERGRPKNRPLEHTKSIDHYLKSPKTPDVWNNLNNYTSTLPPQLLILSENRVILRKRIIGLFTTLSELKSYIELNNTGFKKALKKFDKSLNTNLKDGYLNDLPQRTYIFQDTTITKVEDNINSLIKLYALICNHGNDLEAAKSELSIHLREHVIWERNTIWRDMIGLERKTYAANSKVSNPENTNSEKTTGNISSSFNISFKNPTVAKSIVIISITLALLNFSPFDDLQQKNCFALLICASLLWATETIPLFVTSLLIPILIVVLQVLKNDDGSLMDAVSSSKFILSTMWNSVILLLLGGFTLAAALSKYNIAKVISTWILSKAGTNPSVVLLTIMGVALFASMWVSNVAAPVLCFSLIQPILRTLPKGSQFINALILGIALASNIGGMASPIASPQNMIAIGSMEPQPSWGEWFVIALPVCILSLFAVWVFLLLTFNCNSKNTQLVSIRTIDDKFTGIQWYIIGVTMFTIFLWCIASRLEGIFGEMGIIALIPLLLFFAPGLLTTEDFNNYPWNIVILAMGGTALGKAVASSGLLSTIAVTIKHQVEDFSLFGVTLTFGLLILIMATFISHTVAALIIIPLVSEIGNDLPEPHPRLLIMASVLLCSAAMGLPTSGFPSVTAICMTDEFGKPYLTVGTFISRGVPTSIIVYFITVTIGYAIMRLINF